The proteins below come from a single Aegilops tauschii subsp. strangulata cultivar AL8/78 chromosome 6, Aet v6.0, whole genome shotgun sequence genomic window:
- the LOC109777127 gene encoding ribonuclease J isoform X1, with protein sequence MVALASLSSLCLCGSARRRSASAPTSISCCVLATPSGRGSHESRIPRRRFRRTEGATKSMEDSVKRKMEQFYEGVDGPPLRVLPIGGLGEIGMNCMLVGNYDRYILIDAGVMFPDYDEFGVQKIIPDTTFIKKWSHKIEAVIITHGHEDHIGALPWVIPALDSTTPIFASSFTMELIKKRLKEFGIFLSSRLKSFRVRNRFQAGPFEVEPIRVTHSIPDCCGLVLRCGDGTIFHTGDWKIDESPVDGRIFDREALEELSKEGVTLMMSDSTNILSPGRSTSESVVASSLLRHVSEAKGRRVITTQFASNIHRIGSIKAAADLTGRRLVFVGMSLRTYLEAAFRDGKAPLDPSTLVKAEDMDAYDPKSLLVVTTGSQAEPRAALNLASYGGSHALKLSKEDVLLYSAKVIPGNESRVMKMLNRLTDLGPKIVMGKDAGLHTSGHAYHDELEEVLQIVKPQHFLPVHGELLFLKEHELLGRSTGIKHTTVIKNGEMLGVSHLRNRKVLSNGFVSLGKQDFKLMYSDGDKAFGTSTDLCIDERFRIASDGIIFVSMEIFRPKPASPQSGLKGKFKITTRCLWLDNGRLLDALYKAAHAALSSCPLNCPLSHMERMVSEILRKMVRKYSGKRPDVIVVASENTTVGFSEEVINRHMSLVDYEKTRPENPEREAEESIPEVMRTTPDDATTSSNGESFFSPDLHQPKTLDHFWESFKSPTAVKIARIVNASAQGNKPKLGKISIIDKDSSTSAPAPAKSSRKNKWKPEEIKSLIQLRGEMNEKFQTVKGRMVLWEEISGSLLKQGITRTPAQCKSVWTSLLQKYEESKKDEENMRTWQYFSAMDSFLSCEGEMATK encoded by the exons atgGTCGCGCTCGCCTCCCTCTCTTCTCTGTGCCTCTGCGGCTCCGCTCGCCGCCGTTCTGCCTCCGCGCCCACCTCCATATCATGCTGTGTGCTCGCAACTCCCTCCGGCAGAG GGTCTCATGAATCTAGAATACCCCGTAGAAGGTTCCGGAGAACCGAGGGTGCTACTAAGAGCATGGAAGATTCAGTCAAGCGAAAGATGGAGCAGTTCTACGAAGGGGTGGATGGTCCGCCCCTCCGGGTCCTCCCAATCGGCGGCCTTGGGGAAATCGGCATGAATTGCATGCTCGTCGGGAACTATGACCGTTATATCCTGATTGATGCAGGGGTTATGTTCCCAGA CTACGACGAGTTTGGTGTGCAAAAGATTATTCCCGACACAACTTTCATCAAGAAATGGAGCCACAAAATTGAAGCAGTTATTATTACACATGGCCATGAAGATCACATCGGTGCGTTGCCTTGG GTTATTCCTGCACTGGATTCGACCACACCTATTTTTGCGTCATCTTTTACGATGGAG CTCATAAAGAAACGTTTGAAGGAGTTTGGGATTTTTCTCTCATCCAGGCTAAAGAGTTTTAGAGTTAGAAATAGGTTTCAGGCTGGTCCATTTGAAGTGGAACCTATCCGCGTAACTCATTCAATTCCTGACTGCTGTGGATTAGTGCTTCGTTGTGGTGATGGCACAATTTTCCATACTGGTGACTGGAAA ATTGATGAATCACCAGTGGATGGGAGAATATTCGACCGAGAAGCATTGGAGGAGCTCTCGAAAGAAGGTGTTACTCTG ATGATGAGCGACTCAACAAATATTCTGTCCCCTGGAAGATCCACCAGTGAATCTGTTGTCGCTAGTTCATTGTTGCGTCATGTTTCAGAAGCAAAAGGGAGAAGAGTAATTACAACACAATTTGCTTCAAATATACATCGCATTGGGAGCATCAAAGCCGCTGCAGACTTAACTGGTCGAAGGCTG GTCTTTGTTGGAATGTCACTGCGGACGTACCTTGAGGCTGCTTTCAGGGATGGAAAGGCACCACTGGATCCATCAACCTTG GTTAAGGCAGAGGACATGGATGCATATGACCCTAAAAGTCTTTTAGTCGTTACTACAGGTTCACAG GCAGAGCCACGTGCGGCTCTGAATCTCGCATCTTATGGTGGGAGCCATGCTCTTAAACTATCCAAAGAGGACGTCCTTCTTTATTCAGCTAAG GTTATCCCTGGAAACGAGTCCCGGGTAATGAAGATGTTAAATCGCCTCACCGACCTTGGCCCCAAAATTGTTATGGGTAAAGATGCTGGCCTCCATACATCTGGGCATGCTTATCACGATGAACTG GAGGAAGTTCTACAGATTGTTAAACCGCAGCATTTCTTGCCTGTTCATGGGGAACTCTTGTTTCTCAAAGAACATGAATTGCTAGGAAGGTCAACTGGCATAAAGCACACTACT GTAATTAAAAATGGGGAGATGCTTGGTGTATCTCATCTAAGAAACAGAAAGGTTTTGTCAAATGGGTTTGTTTCTTTAGGGAAGCAGGACTTTAAG TTAATGTATAGTGACGGAGACAAAGCTTTTGGAACGTCCACTGATCTCTGCATTGACGAGAGATTCAGGATTGCATCTGATGGCATTATCTTTGTCAG CATGGAGATCTTCCGACCTAAACCTGCTTCACCACAGTCTGGCTTGAAAGGGAAATTTAAAATAACAACACGGTGTCTATGGCTTGATAATGGTAGACTACTTGATGCACTTTACAAGGCTGCGCATGCTGCATTGTCAAGCTGTCCTTTGAATTGCCCACTTAGTCACATGGAGCGAATGGTATCTgaaatcttgaggaaaatggtCAGAAAGTACAGTGGAAAGAGACCTGACGTCATTGTAGTTGCTTCAGAGAACACTACAGTAGGTTTCTCAGAAGAGGTAATAAATAGGCATATGAGTCTTGTAGACTATGAGAAAACACGGCCAGAGAACCCAGAGCGTGAGGCTGAAG AGAGCATCCCTGAGGTCATGAGAACAACACCTGACGATGCAACCACTAGCTCCAATGGTGAATCATTCTTCTCTCCTGATTTACATCAGCCTAAAACATTGGATCATTTTTGGGAGTCGTTCAAGTCCCCTACAGCAGTAAAAATTGCAAGAATTGTCAATGCTTCAGCTCAAGGGAACAAACCAAAGCTCGGCAAGATCAGCATAATTGATAAGGATTCCAGCACGTCAGCTCCTGCTCCAGCTAAATCTTCAAGAAAGAACAAGTGGAAGCCCGAGGAAATTAAGAGCTTAATACAGCTGCGTGGAGAAATGAATGAGAAATTCCAAACCGTCAAAGGAAGAATGGTTCTGTGGGAAGAGATATCTGGTAGCCTGTTGAAGCAGGGGATAACTCGTACACCAGCACAGTGCAAATCTGTGTGGACATCATTGCTTCAGAAATACGAG GAGAGCAAGAAGGATGAAGAAAACATGCGGACATGGCAATATTTTTCGGCCATGGATAGTTTTTTATCATGCGAAGGGGAAATGGCAACCAAATGA
- the LOC109777127 gene encoding ribonuclease J isoform X2: MVALASLSSLCLCGSARRRSASAPTSISCCVLATPSGRGSHESRIPRRRFRRTEGATKSMEDSVKRKMEQFYEGVDGPPLRVLPIGGLGEIGMNCMLVGNYDRYILIDAGVMFPDYDEFGVQKIIPDTTFIKKWSHKIEAVIITHGHEDHIGALPWVIPALDSTTPIFASSFTMELIKKRLKEFGIFLSSRLKSFRVRNRFQAGPFEVEPIRVTHSIPDCCGLVLRCGDGTIFHTGDWKIDESPVDGRIFDREALEELSKEGVTLMMSDSTNILSPGRSTSESVVASSLLRHVSEAKGRRVITTQFASNIHRIGSIKAAADLTGRRLVFVGMSLRTYLEAAFRDGKAPLDPSTLVKAEDMDAYDPKSLLVVTTGSQAEPRAALNLASYGGSHALKLSKEDVLLYSAKVIPGNESRVMKMLNRLTDLGPKIVMGKDAGLHTSGHAYHDELEEVLQIVKPQHFLPVHGELLFLKEHELLGRSTGIKHTTVIKNGEMLGVSHLRNRKVLSNGFVSLGKQDFKLMYSDGDKAFGTSTDLCIDERFRIASDGIIFVSMEIFRPKPASPQSGLKGKFKITTRCLWLDNGRLLDALYKAAHAALSSCPLNCPLSHMERMVSEILRKMVRKYSGKRPDVIVVASENTTVGFSEEVINRHMSLVDYEKTRPENPEREAEESIPEVMRTTPDDATTSSNAQGNKPKLGKISIIDKDSSTSAPAPAKSSRKNKWKPEEIKSLIQLRGEMNEKFQTVKGRMVLWEEISGSLLKQGITRTPAQCKSVWTSLLQKYEESKKDEENMRTWQYFSAMDSFLSCEGEMATK, encoded by the exons atgGTCGCGCTCGCCTCCCTCTCTTCTCTGTGCCTCTGCGGCTCCGCTCGCCGCCGTTCTGCCTCCGCGCCCACCTCCATATCATGCTGTGTGCTCGCAACTCCCTCCGGCAGAG GGTCTCATGAATCTAGAATACCCCGTAGAAGGTTCCGGAGAACCGAGGGTGCTACTAAGAGCATGGAAGATTCAGTCAAGCGAAAGATGGAGCAGTTCTACGAAGGGGTGGATGGTCCGCCCCTCCGGGTCCTCCCAATCGGCGGCCTTGGGGAAATCGGCATGAATTGCATGCTCGTCGGGAACTATGACCGTTATATCCTGATTGATGCAGGGGTTATGTTCCCAGA CTACGACGAGTTTGGTGTGCAAAAGATTATTCCCGACACAACTTTCATCAAGAAATGGAGCCACAAAATTGAAGCAGTTATTATTACACATGGCCATGAAGATCACATCGGTGCGTTGCCTTGG GTTATTCCTGCACTGGATTCGACCACACCTATTTTTGCGTCATCTTTTACGATGGAG CTCATAAAGAAACGTTTGAAGGAGTTTGGGATTTTTCTCTCATCCAGGCTAAAGAGTTTTAGAGTTAGAAATAGGTTTCAGGCTGGTCCATTTGAAGTGGAACCTATCCGCGTAACTCATTCAATTCCTGACTGCTGTGGATTAGTGCTTCGTTGTGGTGATGGCACAATTTTCCATACTGGTGACTGGAAA ATTGATGAATCACCAGTGGATGGGAGAATATTCGACCGAGAAGCATTGGAGGAGCTCTCGAAAGAAGGTGTTACTCTG ATGATGAGCGACTCAACAAATATTCTGTCCCCTGGAAGATCCACCAGTGAATCTGTTGTCGCTAGTTCATTGTTGCGTCATGTTTCAGAAGCAAAAGGGAGAAGAGTAATTACAACACAATTTGCTTCAAATATACATCGCATTGGGAGCATCAAAGCCGCTGCAGACTTAACTGGTCGAAGGCTG GTCTTTGTTGGAATGTCACTGCGGACGTACCTTGAGGCTGCTTTCAGGGATGGAAAGGCACCACTGGATCCATCAACCTTG GTTAAGGCAGAGGACATGGATGCATATGACCCTAAAAGTCTTTTAGTCGTTACTACAGGTTCACAG GCAGAGCCACGTGCGGCTCTGAATCTCGCATCTTATGGTGGGAGCCATGCTCTTAAACTATCCAAAGAGGACGTCCTTCTTTATTCAGCTAAG GTTATCCCTGGAAACGAGTCCCGGGTAATGAAGATGTTAAATCGCCTCACCGACCTTGGCCCCAAAATTGTTATGGGTAAAGATGCTGGCCTCCATACATCTGGGCATGCTTATCACGATGAACTG GAGGAAGTTCTACAGATTGTTAAACCGCAGCATTTCTTGCCTGTTCATGGGGAACTCTTGTTTCTCAAAGAACATGAATTGCTAGGAAGGTCAACTGGCATAAAGCACACTACT GTAATTAAAAATGGGGAGATGCTTGGTGTATCTCATCTAAGAAACAGAAAGGTTTTGTCAAATGGGTTTGTTTCTTTAGGGAAGCAGGACTTTAAG TTAATGTATAGTGACGGAGACAAAGCTTTTGGAACGTCCACTGATCTCTGCATTGACGAGAGATTCAGGATTGCATCTGATGGCATTATCTTTGTCAG CATGGAGATCTTCCGACCTAAACCTGCTTCACCACAGTCTGGCTTGAAAGGGAAATTTAAAATAACAACACGGTGTCTATGGCTTGATAATGGTAGACTACTTGATGCACTTTACAAGGCTGCGCATGCTGCATTGTCAAGCTGTCCTTTGAATTGCCCACTTAGTCACATGGAGCGAATGGTATCTgaaatcttgaggaaaatggtCAGAAAGTACAGTGGAAAGAGACCTGACGTCATTGTAGTTGCTTCAGAGAACACTACAGTAGGTTTCTCAGAAGAGGTAATAAATAGGCATATGAGTCTTGTAGACTATGAGAAAACACGGCCAGAGAACCCAGAGCGTGAGGCTGAAG AGAGCATCCCTGAGGTCATGAGAACAACACCTGACGATGCAACCACTAGCTCCAATG CTCAAGGGAACAAACCAAAGCTCGGCAAGATCAGCATAATTGATAAGGATTCCAGCACGTCAGCTCCTGCTCCAGCTAAATCTTCAAGAAAGAACAAGTGGAAGCCCGAGGAAATTAAGAGCTTAATACAGCTGCGTGGAGAAATGAATGAGAAATTCCAAACCGTCAAAGGAAGAATGGTTCTGTGGGAAGAGATATCTGGTAGCCTGTTGAAGCAGGGGATAACTCGTACACCAGCACAGTGCAAATCTGTGTGGACATCATTGCTTCAGAAATACGAG GAGAGCAAGAAGGATGAAGAAAACATGCGGACATGGCAATATTTTTCGGCCATGGATAGTTTTTTATCATGCGAAGGGGAAATGGCAACCAAATGA
- the LOC109777127 gene encoding ribonuclease J isoform X4, with protein MQGLCSQTTTSLVCKRLFPTQLSSRNGATKLKQLLLHMAMKITSVIPALDSTTPIFASSFTMELIKKRLKEFGIFLSSRLKSFRVRNRFQAGPFEVEPIRVTHSIPDCCGLVLRCGDGTIFHTGDWKIDESPVDGRIFDREALEELSKEGVTLMMSDSTNILSPGRSTSESVVASSLLRHVSEAKGRRVITTQFASNIHRIGSIKAAADLTGRRLVFVGMSLRTYLEAAFRDGKAPLDPSTLVKAEDMDAYDPKSLLVVTTGSQAEPRAALNLASYGGSHALKLSKEDVLLYSAKVIPGNESRVMKMLNRLTDLGPKIVMGKDAGLHTSGHAYHDELEEVLQIVKPQHFLPVHGELLFLKEHELLGRSTGIKHTTVIKNGEMLGVSHLRNRKVLSNGFVSLGKQDFKLMYSDGDKAFGTSTDLCIDERFRIASDGIIFVSMEIFRPKPASPQSGLKGKFKITTRCLWLDNGRLLDALYKAAHAALSSCPLNCPLSHMERMVSEILRKMVRKYSGKRPDVIVVASENTTVGFSEEVINRHMSLVDYEKTRPENPEREAEESIPEVMRTTPDDATTSSNAQGNKPKLGKISIIDKDSSTSAPAPAKSSRKNKWKPEEIKSLIQLRGEMNEKFQTVKGRMVLWEEISGSLLKQGITRTPAQCKSVWTSLLQKYEESKKDEENMRTWQYFSAMDSFLSCEGEMATK; from the exons ATGCAGGGGTTATGTTCCCAGA CTACGACGAGTTTGGTGTGCAAAAGATTATTCCCGACACAACTTTCATCAAGAAATGGAGCCACAAAATTGAAGCAGTTATTATTACACATGGCCATGAAGATCACATCG GTTATTCCTGCACTGGATTCGACCACACCTATTTTTGCGTCATCTTTTACGATGGAG CTCATAAAGAAACGTTTGAAGGAGTTTGGGATTTTTCTCTCATCCAGGCTAAAGAGTTTTAGAGTTAGAAATAGGTTTCAGGCTGGTCCATTTGAAGTGGAACCTATCCGCGTAACTCATTCAATTCCTGACTGCTGTGGATTAGTGCTTCGTTGTGGTGATGGCACAATTTTCCATACTGGTGACTGGAAA ATTGATGAATCACCAGTGGATGGGAGAATATTCGACCGAGAAGCATTGGAGGAGCTCTCGAAAGAAGGTGTTACTCTG ATGATGAGCGACTCAACAAATATTCTGTCCCCTGGAAGATCCACCAGTGAATCTGTTGTCGCTAGTTCATTGTTGCGTCATGTTTCAGAAGCAAAAGGGAGAAGAGTAATTACAACACAATTTGCTTCAAATATACATCGCATTGGGAGCATCAAAGCCGCTGCAGACTTAACTGGTCGAAGGCTG GTCTTTGTTGGAATGTCACTGCGGACGTACCTTGAGGCTGCTTTCAGGGATGGAAAGGCACCACTGGATCCATCAACCTTG GTTAAGGCAGAGGACATGGATGCATATGACCCTAAAAGTCTTTTAGTCGTTACTACAGGTTCACAG GCAGAGCCACGTGCGGCTCTGAATCTCGCATCTTATGGTGGGAGCCATGCTCTTAAACTATCCAAAGAGGACGTCCTTCTTTATTCAGCTAAG GTTATCCCTGGAAACGAGTCCCGGGTAATGAAGATGTTAAATCGCCTCACCGACCTTGGCCCCAAAATTGTTATGGGTAAAGATGCTGGCCTCCATACATCTGGGCATGCTTATCACGATGAACTG GAGGAAGTTCTACAGATTGTTAAACCGCAGCATTTCTTGCCTGTTCATGGGGAACTCTTGTTTCTCAAAGAACATGAATTGCTAGGAAGGTCAACTGGCATAAAGCACACTACT GTAATTAAAAATGGGGAGATGCTTGGTGTATCTCATCTAAGAAACAGAAAGGTTTTGTCAAATGGGTTTGTTTCTTTAGGGAAGCAGGACTTTAAG TTAATGTATAGTGACGGAGACAAAGCTTTTGGAACGTCCACTGATCTCTGCATTGACGAGAGATTCAGGATTGCATCTGATGGCATTATCTTTGTCAG CATGGAGATCTTCCGACCTAAACCTGCTTCACCACAGTCTGGCTTGAAAGGGAAATTTAAAATAACAACACGGTGTCTATGGCTTGATAATGGTAGACTACTTGATGCACTTTACAAGGCTGCGCATGCTGCATTGTCAAGCTGTCCTTTGAATTGCCCACTTAGTCACATGGAGCGAATGGTATCTgaaatcttgaggaaaatggtCAGAAAGTACAGTGGAAAGAGACCTGACGTCATTGTAGTTGCTTCAGAGAACACTACAGTAGGTTTCTCAGAAGAGGTAATAAATAGGCATATGAGTCTTGTAGACTATGAGAAAACACGGCCAGAGAACCCAGAGCGTGAGGCTGAAG AGAGCATCCCTGAGGTCATGAGAACAACACCTGACGATGCAACCACTAGCTCCAATG CTCAAGGGAACAAACCAAAGCTCGGCAAGATCAGCATAATTGATAAGGATTCCAGCACGTCAGCTCCTGCTCCAGCTAAATCTTCAAGAAAGAACAAGTGGAAGCCCGAGGAAATTAAGAGCTTAATACAGCTGCGTGGAGAAATGAATGAGAAATTCCAAACCGTCAAAGGAAGAATGGTTCTGTGGGAAGAGATATCTGGTAGCCTGTTGAAGCAGGGGATAACTCGTACACCAGCACAGTGCAAATCTGTGTGGACATCATTGCTTCAGAAATACGAG GAGAGCAAGAAGGATGAAGAAAACATGCGGACATGGCAATATTTTTCGGCCATGGATAGTTTTTTATCATGCGAAGGGGAAATGGCAACCAAATGA
- the LOC109777127 gene encoding ribonuclease J isoform X3 — protein sequence MQGLCSQTTTSLVCKRLFPTQLSSRNGATKLKQLLLHMAMKITSVIPALDSTTPIFASSFTMELIKKRLKEFGIFLSSRLKSFRVRNRFQAGPFEVEPIRVTHSIPDCCGLVLRCGDGTIFHTGDWKIDESPVDGRIFDREALEELSKEGVTLMMSDSTNILSPGRSTSESVVASSLLRHVSEAKGRRVITTQFASNIHRIGSIKAAADLTGRRLVFVGMSLRTYLEAAFRDGKAPLDPSTLVKAEDMDAYDPKSLLVVTTGSQAEPRAALNLASYGGSHALKLSKEDVLLYSAKVIPGNESRVMKMLNRLTDLGPKIVMGKDAGLHTSGHAYHDELEEVLQIVKPQHFLPVHGELLFLKEHELLGRSTGIKHTTVIKNGEMLGVSHLRNRKVLSNGFVSLGKQDFKLMYSDGDKAFGTSTDLCIDERFRIASDGIIFVSMEIFRPKPASPQSGLKGKFKITTRCLWLDNGRLLDALYKAAHAALSSCPLNCPLSHMERMVSEILRKMVRKYSGKRPDVIVVASENTTVGFSEEVINRHMSLVDYEKTRPENPEREAEESIPEVMRTTPDDATTSSNGESFFSPDLHQPKTLDHFWESFKSPTAVKIARIVNASAQGNKPKLGKISIIDKDSSTSAPAPAKSSRKNKWKPEEIKSLIQLRGEMNEKFQTVKGRMVLWEEISGSLLKQGITRTPAQCKSVWTSLLQKYEESKKDEENMRTWQYFSAMDSFLSCEGEMATK from the exons ATGCAGGGGTTATGTTCCCAGA CTACGACGAGTTTGGTGTGCAAAAGATTATTCCCGACACAACTTTCATCAAGAAATGGAGCCACAAAATTGAAGCAGTTATTATTACACATGGCCATGAAGATCACATCG GTTATTCCTGCACTGGATTCGACCACACCTATTTTTGCGTCATCTTTTACGATGGAG CTCATAAAGAAACGTTTGAAGGAGTTTGGGATTTTTCTCTCATCCAGGCTAAAGAGTTTTAGAGTTAGAAATAGGTTTCAGGCTGGTCCATTTGAAGTGGAACCTATCCGCGTAACTCATTCAATTCCTGACTGCTGTGGATTAGTGCTTCGTTGTGGTGATGGCACAATTTTCCATACTGGTGACTGGAAA ATTGATGAATCACCAGTGGATGGGAGAATATTCGACCGAGAAGCATTGGAGGAGCTCTCGAAAGAAGGTGTTACTCTG ATGATGAGCGACTCAACAAATATTCTGTCCCCTGGAAGATCCACCAGTGAATCTGTTGTCGCTAGTTCATTGTTGCGTCATGTTTCAGAAGCAAAAGGGAGAAGAGTAATTACAACACAATTTGCTTCAAATATACATCGCATTGGGAGCATCAAAGCCGCTGCAGACTTAACTGGTCGAAGGCTG GTCTTTGTTGGAATGTCACTGCGGACGTACCTTGAGGCTGCTTTCAGGGATGGAAAGGCACCACTGGATCCATCAACCTTG GTTAAGGCAGAGGACATGGATGCATATGACCCTAAAAGTCTTTTAGTCGTTACTACAGGTTCACAG GCAGAGCCACGTGCGGCTCTGAATCTCGCATCTTATGGTGGGAGCCATGCTCTTAAACTATCCAAAGAGGACGTCCTTCTTTATTCAGCTAAG GTTATCCCTGGAAACGAGTCCCGGGTAATGAAGATGTTAAATCGCCTCACCGACCTTGGCCCCAAAATTGTTATGGGTAAAGATGCTGGCCTCCATACATCTGGGCATGCTTATCACGATGAACTG GAGGAAGTTCTACAGATTGTTAAACCGCAGCATTTCTTGCCTGTTCATGGGGAACTCTTGTTTCTCAAAGAACATGAATTGCTAGGAAGGTCAACTGGCATAAAGCACACTACT GTAATTAAAAATGGGGAGATGCTTGGTGTATCTCATCTAAGAAACAGAAAGGTTTTGTCAAATGGGTTTGTTTCTTTAGGGAAGCAGGACTTTAAG TTAATGTATAGTGACGGAGACAAAGCTTTTGGAACGTCCACTGATCTCTGCATTGACGAGAGATTCAGGATTGCATCTGATGGCATTATCTTTGTCAG CATGGAGATCTTCCGACCTAAACCTGCTTCACCACAGTCTGGCTTGAAAGGGAAATTTAAAATAACAACACGGTGTCTATGGCTTGATAATGGTAGACTACTTGATGCACTTTACAAGGCTGCGCATGCTGCATTGTCAAGCTGTCCTTTGAATTGCCCACTTAGTCACATGGAGCGAATGGTATCTgaaatcttgaggaaaatggtCAGAAAGTACAGTGGAAAGAGACCTGACGTCATTGTAGTTGCTTCAGAGAACACTACAGTAGGTTTCTCAGAAGAGGTAATAAATAGGCATATGAGTCTTGTAGACTATGAGAAAACACGGCCAGAGAACCCAGAGCGTGAGGCTGAAG AGAGCATCCCTGAGGTCATGAGAACAACACCTGACGATGCAACCACTAGCTCCAATGGTGAATCATTCTTCTCTCCTGATTTACATCAGCCTAAAACATTGGATCATTTTTGGGAGTCGTTCAAGTCCCCTACAGCAGTAAAAATTGCAAGAATTGTCAATGCTTCAGCTCAAGGGAACAAACCAAAGCTCGGCAAGATCAGCATAATTGATAAGGATTCCAGCACGTCAGCTCCTGCTCCAGCTAAATCTTCAAGAAAGAACAAGTGGAAGCCCGAGGAAATTAAGAGCTTAATACAGCTGCGTGGAGAAATGAATGAGAAATTCCAAACCGTCAAAGGAAGAATGGTTCTGTGGGAAGAGATATCTGGTAGCCTGTTGAAGCAGGGGATAACTCGTACACCAGCACAGTGCAAATCTGTGTGGACATCATTGCTTCAGAAATACGAG GAGAGCAAGAAGGATGAAGAAAACATGCGGACATGGCAATATTTTTCGGCCATGGATAGTTTTTTATCATGCGAAGGGGAAATGGCAACCAAATGA